In one window of Microtus pennsylvanicus isolate mMicPen1 chromosome 2, mMicPen1.hap1, whole genome shotgun sequence DNA:
- the Sstr3 gene encoding somatostatin receptor type 3: MATAAYPSLVPITLDPGNTSSAWPLNTTLGNASAGASLAGLAVSGILISLVYLVVCVVGLLGNSLVIYVVLRHTASPSVTSVYILNLALADELFMLGLPFLAAQNALSYWPFGSLMCRLVMAVDGINQFTSIFCLTVMSVDRYLAVVHPTRSARWRTAPVARTVSAAVWVASAVVVLPVVVFSGVPRGMSTCHMQWPEPAAAWRAAFIIYTAALGFFGPLLVICLCYLLIVVKVRSTTRRVRAPSCQWVQAPSCQRRRRSERRVTRMVVAVVALFVLCWMPFYLLNIINVVCPLPEEPAFFGLYFLVVALPYANSCANPILYGFLSYRFKQGFRRVLLRPSRRIRSQEPGSGPPEKTEEEEDEEEEERREEEERRAQRRKETNGKGSQAAQPGTSGQEPSTGAAKEQQLLPREATIGDRSSTLSHL, from the coding sequence ATGGCCACTGCTGCCTATCCTTCATTGGTGCCCATAACCTTGGACCCTGGGAACACATCCTCTGCCTGGCCGTTGAACACTACTCTGGGCAATGCATCTGCTGGCGCTAGCCTGGCAGGGCTGGCTGTCAGTGGCATCTTGATCTCTCTGGTGTAcctggtggtgtgtgtggtgggccTGCTCGGGAACTCTCTGGTGATCTACGTAGTCCTGCGACACACAGCCAGTCCCTCGGTGACCAGTGTTTACATCCTCAACCTGGCGCTGGCTGATGAACTCTTCATGCTAGGGCTAcccttcctggctgctcagaacgCCCTGTCCTATTGGCCCTTTGGCTCTCTCATGTGCCGTCTGGTCATGGCCGTGGACGGCATCAACCAGTTCACCAGCATCTTCTGCCTCACCGTCATGAGCGTGGACCGCTACCTGGCCGTGGTGCATCCCACACGCTCGGCCCGCTGGCGCACGGCACCCGTGGCTCGCACCGTCAGTGCCGCTGTCTGGGTGGCCTCAGCCGTGGTGGTGCTGCCCGTGGTCGTCTTCTCAGGAGTGCCCCGGGGAATGAGCACGTGCCACATGCAGTGGCCAGAGCCAGCGGCTGCTTGGCGAGCGGCGTTCATCATCTACACAGCGGCACTGGGCTTCTTCGGGCCCCTGCTGGTCATCTGCTTATGCTACCTGCTCATCGTGGTGAAGGTGCGGTCGACCACACGGCGTGTGCGCGCACCATCCTGCCAGTGGGTCCAGGCACCTTCATGCCAGCGGCGGCGGCGTTCTGAGCGCAGGGTCACACgcatggtggtggctgtggtggcgcTCTTTGTCCTCTGCTGGATGCCCTTCTATCTGCTCAACATCATTAATGTGGTGTGCCCGCTGCCCGAGGAGCCCGCCTTCTTTGGGCTCTACTTCCTGGTGGTGGCACTGCCCTACGCCAACAGCTGTGCCAACCCCATCCTGTATGGCTTCCTCTCCTACCGCTTCAAGCAGGGCTTCCGCAGGGTCCTGCTGAGACCGTCCCGTCGCATACGGAGTCAGGAGCCAGGGTCTGGCCCTCCAGAGaagactgaggaggaggaggatgaagaggaggaagagagaagagaagaggaggagcgGAGGgctcagaggaggaaggagacgAATGGGAAAGGCAGTCAGGCTGCACAGCCTGGCACCAGTGGGCAGGAGCCCAGCACAGGGGCTGCCAAGGAGCAGCAGCTTCTACCCCGGGAGGCCACAATTGGGGACAGGTCTAGCACCCTGAGCCACCTGTAA